A region of Rhizorhabdus wittichii RW1 DNA encodes the following proteins:
- a CDS encoding peptidase S10, serine carboxypeptidase (PFAM: peptidase S10, serine carboxypeptidase), giving the protein MNKHLKSLYCLGAMLVVVGGGTAWALPPVEAVSPCPGNGGPEESGQTSVTEHRFAAGGKNFSYTAKAGTMVIRDKAGHPTAEIGYTSYARPSVKGGAVRPVIFAFNGGPGSSSVWLHVGMLGPKRVEANDAGPTPLSRLKVVDNPSTMLDKADLVLIDPVGTGFGRAICGKKDNDFWSVDADAESIGRFITQYLGQNDLWAAPKYILGESYGTIRAAVVLNWLRSQRVSFNGVIMLGIATDIEIIHTQLPGNDRPYPVFVPGFAAAAWYHKLVPASSGPLEPFLEEARRFALGPYAAALLRGNALPDAEFDAIAREMARFTGLSVEYVKASNLRVSEFAYGQEAMRARGKTISRLDSRYVGDTQDTTQKLVDYDPILSFLGTAYTTAFNDYYRRDLKVGIDRSYNILNDDAGWKFDMTHQPIGAPPDYAQPIVNANVDLATVMTQDPNLRMLVLAGYFDLGSTFTAAEYMVAHIQMPQSAQSRISMKYYMSGHMIYAHEPSLRQMKKDIDQFMAAGQ; this is encoded by the coding sequence ATGAACAAGCATCTCAAAAGCCTTTATTGCCTGGGAGCCATGCTGGTCGTCGTCGGCGGCGGCACCGCCTGGGCGCTGCCCCCCGTCGAAGCGGTCAGTCCTTGCCCCGGGAATGGGGGTCCCGAAGAGAGTGGCCAGACGTCCGTGACGGAACATCGCTTCGCGGCCGGTGGGAAGAATTTCAGCTATACCGCCAAGGCTGGAACCATGGTGATCCGCGACAAGGCGGGCCATCCTACCGCCGAGATCGGCTACACCTCCTATGCGCGGCCCAGCGTCAAGGGCGGCGCGGTGCGGCCGGTGATCTTCGCCTTCAATGGCGGCCCCGGATCGTCGTCGGTATGGCTGCATGTCGGCATGCTCGGGCCCAAGCGGGTCGAAGCCAATGACGCCGGCCCGACGCCGCTTTCCCGGCTCAAGGTGGTCGACAACCCGTCGACCATGCTCGACAAGGCGGATCTGGTCCTTATCGATCCCGTCGGAACCGGCTTCGGCCGCGCCATTTGCGGCAAGAAGGATAATGATTTCTGGTCGGTCGATGCCGACGCGGAATCGATCGGCCGGTTCATCACCCAATATCTTGGGCAAAACGATCTGTGGGCTGCGCCCAAATATATTCTCGGTGAAAGCTACGGCACGATCCGGGCAGCGGTCGTGCTCAACTGGCTTCGTTCGCAGCGGGTCAGTTTCAACGGCGTGATCATGCTCGGCATCGCCACCGATATCGAGATCATCCACACTCAGCTTCCCGGTAACGACCGGCCCTATCCGGTGTTCGTGCCGGGTTTCGCTGCAGCGGCCTGGTATCACAAGCTCGTGCCGGCATCGTCCGGGCCGCTCGAGCCATTTCTCGAGGAAGCACGGCGTTTCGCGCTTGGTCCCTATGCGGCCGCACTGCTGAGGGGCAATGCCTTGCCCGATGCCGAATTCGACGCGATCGCACGCGAAATGGCTCGTTTCACCGGCCTTTCGGTGGAGTATGTCAAAGCTTCGAACCTGCGTGTTTCGGAATTCGCCTATGGCCAGGAGGCGATGCGCGCGCGGGGCAAGACGATAAGCCGGCTCGATTCACGTTATGTCGGCGATACACAGGACACCACGCAGAAGCTGGTCGACTATGATCCGATCTTGTCGTTCCTCGGCACGGCCTACACCACCGCGTTCAACGATTATTATCGCCGCGACCTCAAGGTCGGGATCGACCGGTCCTATAATATCCTCAACGACGATGCCGGCTGGAAGTTCGACATGACGCACCAGCCGATCGGCGCGCCGCCGGACTATGCCCAGCCCATCGTGAATGCGAATGTCGATCTCGCGACCGTGATGACCCAGGATCCCAATCTGCGCATGCTGGTGCTGGCAGGCTATTTCGACCTTGGCTCAACCTTTACCGCGGCCGAATATATGGTCGCCCACATCCAGATGCCGCAATCCGCGCAATCTCGCATCTCGATGAAATACTATATGTCCGGCCACATGATCTACGCGCATGAGCCATCGCTTCGACAGATGAAGAAGGACATCGATCAGTTCATGGCTGCAGGTCAATAG
- a CDS encoding RNA polymerase, sigma-24 subunit, ECF subfamily (TIGRFAM: RNA polymerase sigma-70~PFAM: sigma-70 region 2 domain protein; sigma-70 region 4 domain protein; Sigma-70, region 4 type 2): MGIVYDERRLRTGPALADDTQNRQAYSPAGKRPWVSGLKRSVPATAGDGGGELDLLYRHHRDTIVRYVRRAFGSGPPDPADVAQAAFEKFLAIDGRDDIANPRAFLIASARNLVLDQRRRLKVRSDYASDARATADETDDFSPERVLVAKEQWRILEDAIQKMDARRRDILVMSRIHGLSSAEIARRMNCSATLVKMLLAQALVLCHRALSEVEGE, encoded by the coding sequence GTGGGGATAGTCTACGACGAAAGGCGGTTGAGAACCGGACCGGCATTGGCCGATGACACCCAGAACCGACAGGCATATAGTCCTGCCGGAAAGCGGCCGTGGGTGTCCGGATTGAAGAGAAGCGTGCCTGCTACCGCCGGTGACGGCGGCGGGGAACTCGACCTCCTATATCGTCACCATCGTGACACGATCGTCCGCTACGTTCGGCGCGCCTTCGGCAGCGGGCCGCCCGATCCGGCCGATGTCGCCCAGGCCGCCTTCGAGAAATTCCTGGCCATCGACGGTCGCGACGACATCGCCAATCCCCGGGCCTTCCTGATCGCCAGCGCTCGCAACCTCGTGCTCGACCAACGTCGCCGGCTGAAAGTCCGTAGCGACTATGCATCGGACGCCCGGGCGACGGCCGACGAGACGGACGATTTCAGCCCCGAGCGGGTCCTGGTGGCGAAGGAACAATGGCGTATCCTGGAAGACGCGATCCAGAAGATGGACGCGCGCCGCCGTGACATTCTCGTCATGAGCCGAATCCACGGCCTGAGCAGCGCGGAGATCGCGCGACGGATGAATTGTTCGGCGACGCTGGTGAAGATGCTGCTGGCTCAAGCCCTCGTGCTATGCCACCGCGCATTATCCGAGGTGGAAGGTGAATAG
- a CDS encoding TonB-dependent receptor, plug (PFAM: TonB-dependent receptor; TonB-dependent receptor, plug) yields the protein MRHRMDGIEQGTAGSGLRPQPRGAVLGGIKDAVARTSLFVVLVGAAMTIAPTALAQTDARPFDIPAQPLGAALIEFSQQSDVLIFFSPEVARDKMSRPLRGAIPVNVAIAALLRGSGLRAVPNPKGGYRVERIVPGRWRAADRSPDRELGSGASAGGASAAAPAGPSDIIVTAQKRAERLQDTPVPVTALDPRSLAERNLTRLQDYASEVPGLGLNPQGNGKTNIVIRGISTGVFSNPTVAVTIDDVPYGSSVALADGQLVQPDLDPADLRRIEILRGPQGTLYGASSLGGLIKYVTADPSLDAASGWVQASASVVRRGESGHGLLGAVNLPLSDEAALRINAYSRRTPGFVDNILTGRKDVNGIDVVGGRAGLLWEAAPAVTVRLGMLHQSSRSDGTARVTTDYHQQPLLGDLRQALPEGSGRYRTYSTLLTANIDVALGWSDLKSVTGYGHNVNREAGLFAAFGPDAQLSNHMRTRKFTQEFRLSSPTGRKLEWRIGGFYTRENSRSFQQIDTITPGTGGFVSNLLVAIFPTSYEEVAAFGDVTYHLSRPFSVQGGLRYSRNWQTYRETDTGPLGDVTPGVPFRASAQSNDDAVTFLIVPRYEVSRHLMAYVRFASGYRPGGPNGSAIVANLPETFGADTTLNYELGVKGDMAGGRLTFDLSAYHIDWRKVQVRIFDSATQFSYFTNGGRARSDGFEAMLQYRTPRGLRVALNGSYNLARYSRTPPAGIVAVKGDRLPFSPRFSGNVSVDRDMPIAPDWTATIGATIAYVGERQGMFPQRPGNLRIAWPGFVRMDLRAGVRSTRWAIGLFARNVTDRRGVLSSTSDTPASLTTSVYGTNFNPPRTFGLYLERTL from the coding sequence GTGCGTCATAGGATGGACGGGATCGAACAAGGGACTGCAGGTTCGGGCCTGCGCCCGCAACCAAGGGGGGCTGTTCTGGGTGGCATCAAAGATGCTGTAGCGCGGACGTCGCTGTTCGTCGTGTTGGTTGGCGCCGCGATGACCATCGCGCCAACCGCGCTCGCCCAGACCGACGCCCGCCCGTTCGACATTCCGGCTCAGCCGCTAGGCGCCGCGTTGATCGAGTTCTCGCAGCAGTCCGATGTCCTGATTTTCTTTTCGCCGGAGGTCGCCCGGGACAAGATGTCCCGCCCGCTGCGCGGCGCGATCCCGGTCAATGTGGCTATAGCGGCGCTGCTGCGCGGCAGCGGCCTTCGTGCGGTTCCCAATCCGAAAGGCGGCTATCGGGTCGAGCGTATCGTGCCGGGGCGATGGAGGGCGGCCGATCGGTCGCCCGACCGCGAACTAGGCTCTGGCGCGTCGGCCGGCGGCGCATCGGCTGCCGCACCGGCCGGACCATCCGACATCATCGTCACCGCGCAGAAACGGGCCGAACGGCTGCAGGATACGCCTGTCCCTGTGACCGCGCTCGACCCGCGCTCGCTGGCCGAGCGCAATCTGACGCGCCTCCAGGATTATGCGAGCGAGGTGCCGGGCCTCGGCCTCAATCCCCAGGGCAACGGCAAGACCAACATCGTCATTCGCGGCATTTCAACCGGCGTGTTCAGCAATCCGACCGTCGCGGTGACGATCGACGATGTTCCTTATGGCAGCAGTGTCGCGCTCGCCGACGGCCAACTGGTGCAGCCCGATCTCGATCCTGCGGATCTCCGGCGCATCGAGATCCTGCGCGGTCCCCAGGGCACGCTCTATGGTGCTTCCAGCCTGGGCGGCCTGATCAAATATGTCACGGCGGATCCGTCCCTCGATGCGGCGTCGGGGTGGGTCCAGGCGAGTGCCAGCGTGGTTCGCCGGGGCGAGAGCGGCCATGGCCTGCTCGGCGCCGTCAACCTGCCGTTGAGCGACGAGGCAGCGCTGCGCATCAACGCCTATTCGCGGCGCACGCCGGGTTTTGTCGATAATATCCTGACCGGTCGCAAGGACGTCAACGGGATCGATGTCGTGGGCGGGCGCGCCGGCCTCTTGTGGGAAGCCGCGCCGGCGGTGACGGTTCGCCTGGGCATGCTTCATCAGTCGAGCCGGAGCGACGGCACCGCGCGCGTGACGACGGATTATCATCAGCAACCGTTGCTTGGCGATCTGCGGCAAGCGCTGCCGGAGGGCAGCGGGAGGTATCGCACATATAGCACGTTGCTGACGGCCAATATCGATGTCGCCCTGGGTTGGAGCGATCTCAAATCGGTGACCGGCTATGGCCACAACGTAAATCGCGAGGCCGGTCTGTTCGCCGCCTTCGGGCCTGACGCCCAGCTCTCGAACCATATGCGGACGCGCAAATTCACCCAGGAGTTCCGGCTCTCCTCGCCAACCGGCAGGAAGCTCGAATGGCGGATCGGCGGCTTCTACACCAGGGAGAACAGCCGCAGCTTCCAGCAGATCGACACGATCACGCCCGGGACGGGCGGCTTCGTCTCGAACCTGCTCGTCGCAATTTTTCCGACCAGCTATGAGGAGGTCGCCGCCTTTGGCGACGTGACCTATCACCTGTCTCGTCCCTTCAGCGTGCAGGGCGGATTGCGCTACAGCCGTAACTGGCAGACCTACCGCGAGACCGATACCGGCCCGCTGGGTGACGTCACGCCCGGGGTACCGTTCCGGGCATCGGCCCAGTCGAACGACGACGCCGTCACCTTTCTCATCGTGCCGCGCTATGAGGTCAGCCGGCACCTGATGGCTTATGTCCGCTTCGCCTCGGGTTATCGCCCCGGTGGACCGAACGGCTCCGCCATCGTGGCGAACCTGCCCGAAACCTTTGGCGCCGATACCACGCTCAACTATGAACTGGGCGTCAAGGGCGACATGGCCGGGGGCCGCCTCACCTTCGACCTCTCCGCCTATCATATCGACTGGCGTAAGGTGCAGGTCCGCATTTTCGATAGCGCGACGCAATTCTCTTATTTCACCAATGGCGGCCGAGCCCGCAGCGACGGTTTCGAGGCAATGCTCCAGTACCGGACGCCACGCGGGCTGCGCGTGGCGCTCAACGGCAGTTATAATCTGGCGCGCTATTCGCGGACGCCGCCGGCCGGGATCGTCGCGGTCAAGGGTGATCGCTTGCCGTTTAGTCCGCGGTTCAGCGGCAATGTCTCGGTCGATCGGGACATGCCGATCGCCCCCGACTGGACGGCGACGATCGGCGCGACGATCGCCTATGTCGGCGAGCGACAAGGCATGTTCCCGCAACGCCCCGGCAATCTGCGGATTGCATGGCCGGGCTTCGTGCGGATGGATCTGCGCGCCGGCGTCCGTTCGACCAGATGGGCCATCGGCCTGTTCGCGCGCAACGTCACCGACCGGCGTGGCGTGCTCTCCTCGACATCGGACACGCCGGCCTCGCTGACGACCAGCGTCTATGGCACCAACTTCAATCCACCGCGAACGTTCGGCCTCTATCTGGAACGCACCCTCTGA
- a CDS encoding aldehyde dehydrogenase (PFAM: aldehyde dehydrogenase; acyl-CoA reductase): MTQIFTRRNPVTGEVVTEAKAFSVADANSAVDAAAAAFPIWSTLGPNARRAALAKAAEALASRRDAFIEAMQDEIGATEGWAHFNWKLAVDMVREAAALTTQIGGEVIPSDKPGCIAMAVREPVGVLLGIAPWNAPIILGVRAVATPLACGNTVVLKASEQCPRTHMLIAEAFAEALPAGAVSIVTNAPADASEIVGVLIDHPQVRRINFTGSTAIGKIIAQRAAGHLKPVLLELGGKAPILVLEDADLDEAVKAAAFGAFMNQGQICMSTERIIVVEAVADAFVERFKAKVDTMAVGDPREAETALGAVIDRKTVEHVRSLIDDATQAGAVQINGGDADGVLMPAHVVDHVTPEMKLFRDEAFGPVVAVIRARDERHAIALANDTEYGLSASVFTRDTARGLTVARQIKSGICHINGPTVHDEAQMPFGGVKASGYGRFGGKAGIDAFTELRWITIETEPGHYPI, encoded by the coding sequence ATGACCCAAATCTTCACCCGCCGGAACCCCGTAACGGGCGAGGTCGTGACCGAAGCGAAGGCGTTCAGCGTCGCGGATGCGAACAGCGCCGTGGATGCCGCTGCCGCCGCCTTTCCGATCTGGTCGACGCTCGGCCCCAATGCTCGGCGAGCAGCACTCGCCAAAGCGGCCGAAGCGCTTGCGAGCAGGCGTGATGCCTTCATCGAGGCGATGCAGGACGAGATCGGGGCGACCGAAGGCTGGGCGCATTTCAATTGGAAGCTCGCGGTCGACATGGTCCGCGAGGCGGCCGCCCTTACGACGCAGATCGGAGGCGAAGTCATCCCGTCCGACAAGCCCGGCTGTATCGCGATGGCGGTACGGGAACCGGTTGGCGTGCTGCTCGGCATCGCGCCGTGGAACGCACCGATCATCCTCGGCGTCCGGGCCGTCGCGACCCCGCTCGCCTGCGGCAATACCGTGGTGCTGAAGGCCAGCGAGCAATGCCCCCGCACCCACATGCTGATCGCAGAAGCATTCGCCGAAGCACTACCCGCCGGTGCGGTCAGCATCGTCACCAACGCGCCCGCCGATGCATCGGAGATCGTCGGCGTGTTGATCGACCATCCACAGGTCCGCCGCATCAACTTCACGGGCTCGACGGCGATCGGCAAGATCATCGCCCAGCGCGCGGCCGGCCATCTCAAGCCCGTGCTGCTCGAACTGGGCGGCAAGGCGCCGATCCTGGTCCTCGAGGATGCCGACCTCGACGAAGCGGTCAAGGCAGCGGCATTCGGCGCCTTCATGAACCAGGGGCAGATCTGCATGTCGACCGAGCGGATCATCGTCGTCGAGGCGGTGGCCGACGCATTCGTCGAGCGATTCAAGGCCAAGGTCGACACTATGGCGGTCGGCGATCCGCGCGAGGCCGAGACGGCGCTCGGCGCCGTCATCGATCGAAAAACGGTCGAGCACGTACGGTCGCTGATTGATGACGCGACTCAAGCCGGGGCGGTGCAGATAAATGGTGGCGATGCCGATGGCGTTTTGATGCCCGCCCATGTCGTTGATCATGTAACGCCTGAGATGAAGCTGTTTCGCGACGAGGCCTTCGGCCCTGTCGTCGCGGTGATCCGCGCGCGCGACGAGCGTCACGCCATCGCGCTCGCAAACGACACCGAATACGGCCTCTCCGCTTCCGTCTTCACCCGCGACACCGCGCGCGGCCTGACAGTCGCCCGGCAGATCAAGTCGGGCATCTGCCACATCAACGGTCCGACGGTACATGATGAGGCCCAGATGCCGTTTGGCGGGGTCAAGGCTTCGGGCTATGGCCGCTTCGGCGGTAAGGCAGGGATCGATGCCTTCACCGAGCTGCGCTGGATAACGATAGAAACTGAGCCCGGCCATTATCCGATTTGA
- a CDS encoding anti-FecI sigma factor, FecR (PFAM: FecR protein) has translation MNSGAHIPDPEQDRIDMQASEWVVLQDDRELTAAEQDDFDRWLAADPRHARAWQDLSRTWSTLPVLNKLSELATDPIDVTPEATRHRWGYVRVPKIALGVAGAVAAMVAFLAVGPSLLPQPEVFQTGVAQTQLLTLDDGSQVTLGPRSRLTVAFADAERRVVLASGEAFFEVTHDRSRPFLVEAGGSTTRVVGTKFDVNYADTSVRVGVLEGRVQVSRADPDPARRPATALLQAGQRAEIRLASAADPLIVRLSAPMPGAWRQGRLVYENSRLSDLVSDVNRYYAPGVIVADKGILDLRVTASFKASEIPAFLASVGTVLPVKATETAGGAYRLEATGR, from the coding sequence GTGAATAGCGGCGCCCACATTCCTGACCCTGAGCAGGACCGTATCGACATGCAGGCGAGCGAGTGGGTCGTGCTGCAGGATGATCGCGAGCTGACCGCGGCCGAGCAGGACGATTTCGATCGTTGGCTCGCCGCCGATCCGCGCCATGCCCGCGCGTGGCAAGACCTATCGCGCACATGGTCGACATTGCCCGTTCTCAACAAGCTGTCCGAGCTGGCCACCGATCCGATCGATGTCACCCCCGAGGCGACACGGCATCGTTGGGGCTATGTCCGCGTGCCGAAGATCGCGCTCGGCGTCGCCGGCGCCGTGGCGGCCATGGTCGCGTTCCTCGCCGTCGGACCATCCTTGCTCCCGCAACCGGAGGTCTTTCAGACCGGTGTGGCGCAGACCCAGCTCCTGACGCTCGACGATGGCAGCCAGGTCACGCTCGGTCCACGCTCGCGGTTGACGGTGGCCTTCGCGGACGCGGAGCGACGCGTCGTGCTGGCCAGTGGCGAAGCGTTCTTCGAAGTCACCCACGACCGATCGCGTCCATTCCTGGTCGAGGCCGGCGGATCGACCACCCGCGTCGTGGGGACCAAGTTCGACGTGAACTATGCCGACACTTCGGTGCGCGTCGGCGTGCTCGAGGGGCGCGTGCAGGTCAGCCGGGCCGATCCCGATCCAGCCAGGCGTCCGGCGACGGCCCTTCTCCAGGCCGGGCAGCGCGCCGAGATTCGCCTGGCTTCGGCCGCAGACCCGCTGATCGTCCGACTGTCAGCCCCCATGCCGGGCGCATGGCGGCAAGGGCGGCTGGTTTATGAGAATAGCCGCCTGTCCGATCTGGTGTCGGACGTGAACCGCTATTACGCGCCCGGCGTCATCGTCGCCGACAAGGGCATTCTCGATCTGCGCGTCACGGCATCGTTCAAGGCGAGCGAGATCCCGGCCTTCCTGGCATCGGTCGGGACGGTGTTGCCGGTGAAGGCGACCGAGACGGCGGGCGGCGCTTACCGTCTGGAAGCCACCGGTCGATAG
- a CDS encoding SCP-like extracellular (PFAM: SCP-like extracellular~SMART: Allergen V5/Tpx-1 family protein) encodes MQPLRRIMTGLLIASACTAAHGAAPLWTPQDLNQRLLAAHNAERARLGIPPLKWSDKLARQSLEWARQLTQIEGLEHSDTADYIDPTDGEEGENLWRGTKGYYTPEQMVNLWVDERKIFVNGPFPRNSTTGQWRDVGHYTQLIWRSTTEVGCAIATGEEDEVLVCRYLEGGNVIGEKPY; translated from the coding sequence ATGCAGCCGTTACGCCGGATCATGACGGGCCTTCTGATCGCGTCGGCCTGCACCGCCGCGCATGGAGCCGCGCCGCTCTGGACGCCGCAGGACCTCAACCAGCGCCTGCTCGCCGCGCATAATGCGGAGCGGGCGCGGCTGGGCATCCCGCCGCTGAAATGGAGCGACAAGCTCGCCCGCCAGTCGCTCGAATGGGCGCGGCAGCTCACCCAGATCGAGGGGTTGGAGCATAGCGACACCGCCGACTATATCGACCCGACCGACGGCGAGGAGGGCGAGAATCTCTGGCGCGGCACCAAGGGCTATTACACGCCCGAGCAGATGGTGAACCTGTGGGTCGACGAGCGGAAGATCTTCGTCAACGGTCCGTTCCCGCGCAACAGCACCACCGGCCAGTGGCGCGACGTCGGCCATTATACCCAGCTGATCTGGCGATCGACGACCGAGGTCGGCTGCGCGATCGCGACGGGCGAGGAGGACGAGGTGCTGGTCTGCCGCTATCTGGAGGGCGGCAACGTGATCGGCGAAAAGCCCTACTGA
- a CDS encoding TonB-dependent receptor (PFAM: TonB-dependent receptor; TonB-dependent receptor, plug), translated as MKRSVSIITIRKPLLAASAAAIAMTTSAAHAQSEPAAEGSGDIIVTAQKRAERLQDTPVPITAINTAELADHGVSRLQDYFSQVPGLSLNAQGNGKTNIIIRGITTAVFGNPTVAVSIDDVPFGATNATADGQLVQPDLDPADLERVEVLRGPQGTLYGASSLGGLIKYVTRDPSTEAVSGRVQGDVNTVRKGEAGYALRGSVNLPLSDTVAVRASGHMRRSPGYVDNVLSGQKDVNTVDVYGGRVAMMLKPNERIKVRLAVQHQDTRGDGTARTTTNFSLEPTFGDLKQRYLPDSGMFHTRSTLATANIDLDFDDVTITSVTGYGRNRNQERSDFSRSVGEPAAELANDMRTRKFTQEIRFAGQSGKPVEWMLGGFYTKEKSSSFQKIERVTPITGAPVAPAQTNIFTADFPTSYEELAAFGFVTVNFTSKFNIQGGMRYSGNRQTIFELDSGEFAGTLPGQPPVITADTAASDESFTFLVVPQYKFSPDLMAYARVASGYRPGGPNGAIFSDPTLPKSFKADTTMNYEAGVKGNLFDRHVTFDVSAYYIDWSKVHLQLIISGLSIFTNGGKASSKGIEGSFQYHNDSGLTIAANGSYGVARLEEDPPAAIPADKGTRLPFSPKFSGSLSIDQDFDIMEDWKASVGGTVAHVGRRFGPFQPVASRLNLPSYTTVDLRIGARNDDWSITAYVRNVADKRGVLSAAAEGSQAVTGVFGVNYVQPRTIGLSVARSF; from the coding sequence ATGAAGCGAAGCGTCAGCATCATCACCATCCGCAAGCCGCTGCTTGCCGCGTCCGCCGCGGCGATCGCCATGACCACATCGGCGGCGCACGCGCAGAGCGAACCGGCAGCCGAAGGCTCTGGCGACATCATCGTCACGGCACAGAAGCGCGCAGAGCGCCTGCAGGACACGCCGGTTCCGATCACCGCCATCAACACCGCCGAGCTCGCCGACCACGGAGTGTCGCGGCTCCAGGATTATTTCAGCCAGGTGCCGGGCCTCAGCCTCAACGCGCAGGGCAACGGCAAGACCAACATCATCATCCGCGGCATCACCACCGCCGTGTTCGGCAATCCGACCGTCGCGGTGTCGATTGACGACGTACCCTTCGGAGCGACCAACGCGACGGCCGACGGACAGCTCGTCCAACCCGATCTCGATCCCGCGGATCTTGAGCGGGTCGAGGTTCTGCGCGGGCCGCAGGGCACGCTTTACGGCGCCTCCAGTCTTGGCGGCCTCATCAAATATGTCACCAGGGATCCGTCGACCGAGGCCGTGTCGGGCCGTGTCCAGGGCGACGTCAATACGGTGCGCAAGGGCGAGGCGGGCTACGCGCTGCGCGGATCGGTCAATCTGCCGCTGAGCGATACGGTGGCGGTCCGCGCCAGCGGCCATATGCGGCGTTCGCCTGGCTATGTCGACAATGTGCTGTCGGGCCAGAAGGATGTGAACACCGTCGACGTCTATGGCGGCCGCGTCGCGATGATGCTGAAGCCCAATGAGCGGATCAAGGTCAGGCTTGCGGTGCAGCATCAGGATACGCGCGGCGACGGGACCGCGCGGACCACGACCAATTTCTCGCTGGAGCCGACGTTCGGCGATCTCAAGCAGCGCTATCTGCCCGACAGCGGCATGTTCCACACGCGCAGCACGCTCGCGACGGCCAACATCGATCTCGATTTCGATGACGTGACGATCACGTCGGTGACCGGCTATGGCCGCAACAGGAACCAGGAGCGGTCAGACTTCTCGCGCAGCGTCGGTGAACCCGCCGCCGAGCTCGCAAACGACATGCGAACAAGGAAGTTCACCCAGGAAATCCGTTTTGCGGGCCAGTCCGGAAAGCCGGTCGAATGGATGCTCGGCGGCTTCTACACGAAGGAGAAGAGCTCGAGCTTCCAGAAGATCGAGCGGGTCACGCCGATCACCGGTGCACCGGTCGCGCCCGCGCAGACCAATATCTTCACCGCGGACTTCCCGACCTCCTACGAGGAACTGGCGGCCTTCGGTTTCGTGACCGTGAATTTCACCTCGAAGTTCAACATACAAGGCGGCATGCGCTACAGCGGCAACCGCCAGACGATCTTCGAGCTCGACAGCGGCGAGTTTGCCGGCACGTTGCCAGGGCAGCCGCCGGTCATCACCGCCGATACCGCAGCCAGCGACGAGTCCTTCACCTTCCTGGTGGTACCGCAATATAAATTCAGCCCGGACCTGATGGCCTATGCGCGGGTCGCATCGGGATATCGGCCGGGAGGCCCCAACGGCGCGATCTTCAGTGATCCGACGCTTCCGAAGAGCTTCAAGGCCGATACCACGATGAACTATGAGGCGGGGGTCAAGGGCAACCTGTTCGACCGGCACGTCACCTTCGACGTCTCGGCTTATTATATCGACTGGAGCAAGGTCCACCTCCAACTGATCATCAGCGGCCTCTCCATTTTCACCAATGGCGGTAAAGCGAGCAGCAAGGGCATTGAAGGCTCCTTCCAATATCACAATGACAGCGGGCTAACGATCGCGGCGAACGGCAGCTACGGCGTCGCCAGACTCGAAGAGGATCCGCCGGCGGCAATCCCGGCCGACAAGGGCACGCGGCTGCCGTTCAGCCCCAAGTTCAGCGGCAGCCTGTCGATCGACCAGGATTTCGACATTATGGAGGACTGGAAGGCGAGTGTCGGCGGCACGGTCGCCCATGTTGGTCGACGCTTCGGTCCGTTCCAGCCGGTGGCGTCGCGGCTCAACCTGCCGTCCTACACGACCGTTGATCTGCGGATCGGCGCCAGGAATGACGACTGGTCGATCACCGCCTATGTACGCAACGTCGCCGACAAGCGTGGCGTCCTGTCGGCCGCGGCCGAAGGATCGCAGGCGGTCACGGGCGTGTTTGGCGTCAACTATGTCCAGCCACGTACCATCGGCCTGTCGGTAGCGCGCAGCTTCTGA